From one Flavobacteriales bacterium genomic stretch:
- a CDS encoding DUF4386 family protein: protein MQQDTTSHAGLYRLAGIAAICAGLLILSFAVAADSHGIFFVPDAIHGGSIETWIGNVRANPGLSHAIHALPVLGFACMLLMALCIHRLVDRNDWRRMVSLFGYLVGVPLAVLTMVEQLSLMNQVVFQSEQMPEQAGAILTYATFRIFQWEVVNNIFGPLFIIILGHTFLAAAAHRAGMLPRWMLIWAAVNASCLLLSFSFVLVPAMGILGFAAPSSMIWLIVLGARMLRRAKP from the coding sequence ATGCAACAAGACACCACATCGCACGCCGGACTGTACCGCCTCGCCGGGATCGCCGCCATCTGTGCCGGCCTCCTGATCCTCTCCTTCGCGGTAGCGGCAGATTCACATGGCATCTTCTTCGTACCCGATGCGATCCACGGCGGGTCCATCGAGACCTGGATCGGCAATGTGCGTGCGAACCCGGGACTATCGCACGCGATCCATGCCCTGCCCGTGCTCGGCTTCGCGTGCATGCTCCTGATGGCCTTGTGCATCCATCGCCTGGTCGACCGCAACGACTGGCGAAGGATGGTCTCCTTGTTCGGCTATCTGGTGGGTGTCCCGTTAGCGGTATTGACCATGGTGGAACAACTGAGCCTGATGAACCAAGTGGTCTTCCAATCGGAGCAAATGCCGGAACAAGCAGGTGCGATCCTCACCTACGCCACCTTCCGGATCTTCCAATGGGAGGTGGTGAACAACATCTTCGGTCCGCTCTTCATCATCATACTGGGCCACACCTTCCTGGCCGCCGCTGCGCACCGGGCCGGTATGCTGCCGCGTTGGATGCTCATCTGGGCCGCGGTCAACGCGAGCTGCCTGTTGCTCAGTTTCTCCTTCGTGCTGGTTCCCGCCATGGGGATCCTCGGCTTCGCTGCGCCATCTAGCATGATCTGGCTGATCGTACTGGGTGCGCGCATGCTCCGACGGGCGAAACCGTGA